The proteins below are encoded in one region of Juglans microcarpa x Juglans regia isolate MS1-56 chromosome 4D, Jm3101_v1.0, whole genome shotgun sequence:
- the LOC121261324 gene encoding TATA-binding protein-associated factor 2N-like: protein MSRPGDWNCRSCNHLNFQRRDSCQRCGEPRPAERGDYGSFGGRGSPTFGFNTGPDVRPGDWYCTFGTCGAHNFANRSSCFKCGASKDESSGGGGYEGDRPRMRGFGFGSGSSGSSSTSTRSGWKSGDWICSRSGCNEHNFASRMECFRCNAPRDSSGRSPYSS from the coding sequence atgagcaGACCAGGAGATTGGAATTGCAGATCATGCAACCATCTCAACTTTCAAAGAAGGGATTCATGCCAGCGGTGCGGGGAGCCAAGACCAGCCGAGAGAGGTGACTACGGAAGCTTTGGGGGAAGAGGCAGCCCAACATTTGGGTTCAATACAGGCCCGGATGTCCGCCCTGGCGACTGGTACTGCACCTTCGGAACCTGCGGGGCTCACAACTTTGCTAACCGCTCAAGCTGCTTCAAGTGCGGTGCCTCCAAGGATGAATCTTCCGGCGGTGGGGGATATGAAGGTGACAGGCCTAGAATGAGAGGTTTTGGATTTGGCAGTGGCAGTTCTGGCAGCTCCAGTACGAGTACTCGCTCTGGCTGGAAATCTGGTGACTGGATTTGCAGTAGGTCGGGCTGCAACGAGCACAATTTCGCTAGCAGGATGGAATGTTTCCGGTGCAATGCACCGAGGGACTCAAGCGGCAGGTCTCCATATTCATCCTAG